The Eriocheir sinensis breed Jianghai 21 chromosome 24, ASM2467909v1, whole genome shotgun sequence genome contains a region encoding:
- the LOC127003139 gene encoding uncharacterized protein LOC127003139 codes for MYTRTLGSLPYTPNTLMAPPPVHRVSKKRPRSPDKGGTLRLVLEPPSVPARKRRLGSHPCLHVDDHNRVLGSVNGQECLVQLDSGSQVTVLFHTLAKRLGLITGTEPTEKQEIGLWIGSRMLDVIELKAVPLSLGGGVEMVVPATVFPAWLEDVYDADEVVLDAHHLRRGRMVQVFRPDGSDLFVCRPQQLRRRPRKTERSVEPDVLWVRQEGSEERARPMTVLLDTGAQGFHVSERRRKLLLASREGCRPPKRVVLDLGDGWRVNTAPLKEVASNDHDFIMGVSLLCKYGAVLDHARHTLAFKTGSRWREVSTQGPQQAVVSTQRFH; via the exons ATGTACACAAGGACTCTAGGCTCCTTGCCGTACACACCAAACACTTTGATGGCTCCCCCGCCAGTGCATCGTGTTTCGAAAAAGCGGCCGCGCAGTCCCGACAAGGGCGGGACACTACggctggtgctggagccgccgTCGGTGCCCGCCAGGAAGAGGCGGCTCGGCAGCCACCCGTGTCTTCACGTGGATGACCACAACCGTGTGCTGGGTTCGGTGAACGGCCAGGAGTGCCTCGTCCAGCTGGACTCCGGGTCCCAGGTCACCGTCCTCTTCCACACCTTGGCCAAGAGGCTGGGGCTGATCACCGGCACGGAGCCCACCGAAAAGCAGGAGATCGGCCTCTGGATAGGCTCGCGGATGCTGGACGTCATCGAGCTGAAGGCCGTCCCCCTCAGTCTGgggggcggcgtggagatggtcgtCCCCGCCACTGTGTTCCCGGCGTGGCTGGAGGACGTGTATGACGCAGACGAGGTCGTGCTGGACGCCCACCACCTGCGGCGTGGCCGCATGGTGCAGGTGTTTCGGCCTGACGGCAGCGACCTCTTCGTCTGCCGCCCACAGCAGCTGCGGCGGAGGCCGAGGAAAACGGAGCGCTCAGTGGAGCCTgacgtcctctgggtgcggcAGGAGGGCAGCGAGGAGCGGGCCAGGCCCATGACGGTGCTCCTGGACACCGGCGCCCAAGGCTTCCACGTGTCTGAAAGACGCCGCAAGCTGCTCCTCGCGAGCAGGGAAGGCTGCAGGCCGCCCAAGCGCGTCGTGCTGGACTTGGGCGACGGCTGGCGCGTGAACACCGCGCCGCTGAAGGAGGTGGCCTCCAACGACCATGACTTCATCATGGGGGTCTCTCTCCTGTGCAAGTACGGCGCCGTGCTGGACCACGCCCGCCACACGCTCGCCTTCAAGACCGGCTCCCGGTGGCGGGAG GTCAGCACACAAGGCCCCCAGCAGGCGGTGGTCAGCACACAAAGGTTCCACTAA
- the LOC127003141 gene encoding uncharacterized protein LOC127003141, with translation MYNADEVVLDAHHLRRGRMVQVFRPDGSDLFVCRPQQLRRRPRKTERSVEPDVLWVRQEGSEERARPMTVLLDTGAQGFHVSERRRKLLLASRKGRRPPKRVVLDLGDGWRVNTAPLKEVPCNDHDFIMGVSLLCKYGAVLDHARHTLAFKTGSKWREVSTQGPQQAVVSTQRFH, from the exons ATGTATAACGCAGACGAGGTCGTGCTGGACGCCCACCACCTGCGGCGTGGCCGCATGGTGCAGGTGTTTCGCCCTGACGGCAGCGACCTCTTCGTCTGCCGCCCGCAGCAGCTGCGGCGGAGGCCGAGGAAAACGGAGCGCTCCGTGGAGCCTgacgtcctctgggtgcggcAGGAGGGCAGCGAGGAGCGGGCCAGGCCCATGACGGTGCTGCTGGACACCGGCGCCCAAGGCTTCCACGTGTCTGAAAGACGCCGCAAGCTGCTCCTCGCGAGCAGGAAAGGCCGCAGGCCGCCCAAGCGCGTCGTGCTGGACTTGGGCGACGGCTGGCGCGTGAACACCGCGCCGCTGAAGGAGGTGCCCTGCAACGACCATGACTTCATCATGGGGGTCTCTCTCCTGTGCAAGTACGGCGCCGTGCTGGACCACGCCCGCCACACGCTCGCCTTCAAGACCGGCTCCAAGTGGCGGGAG GTCAGCACACAAGGCCCCCAGCAGGCGGTGGTCAGCACACAAAGGTTCCACTAA
- the LOC127003138 gene encoding uncharacterized protein LOC127003138 produces MYTRTLGSLPYTPNTLMAPPPAHRVSKKRPRSPDKGGTLRLVLEPPSVPARKRRLGSHPCLHVDDHNRVLGSVNGQECLVQLDSGSQVTVLFHTLAKRLGLITGTEPTEKQEIGLWIGSRVLDVIELKAVPISLGGGVEMVVPATVFPAWLEDMYDADEVVLDAHHLRRGRMVQVFRPDGSDLFVCRPQQLRRRPRKTERSVEPDVLWVRQEGSEERARPMTVLLDTGAQGFHVSERRRKLLLASREGCRPPKRVVLDLGDGWRVNTAPLKEVASNDHDFIMGVSLLCKYGAVLDHARHTLAFKTGSRWREVSTQGPQQAVVSTQRFH; encoded by the exons ATGTACACAAGGACTCTAGGCTCCTTGCCGTACACACCAAACACTTTGATGGCTCCCCCGCCAGCGCATCGTGTTTCGAAAAAGCGGCCGCGCAGCCCCGACAAGGGCGGGACGCTGCggctggtgctggagccgccgTCGGTGCCCGCCAGGAAGAGGCGGCTCGGCAGCCACCCGTGTCTTCACGTGGATGACCACAACCGTGTGCTGGGTTCGGTGAACGGCCAGGAGTGCCTCGTCCAGCTGGACTCCGGGTCCCAGGTCACCGTCCTCTTCCACACCTTGGCCAAGAGGCTGGGGCTCATCACCGGCACGGAGCCCACCGAAAAGCAGGAGATCGGCCTCTGGATAGGCTCGCGGGTGCTGGACGTCATCGAGCTGAAGGCCGTCCCCATCAGTCTGgggggcggcgtggagatggtcgtccccgccactgtgttcccggcgtggctggaggacatgtatgacgcagacgaggtcgtgctggacgcccaccacctgcggcgtggccgcatggtgcaggtgtttcggcctgacggcagcgacctcttcgtctgccgcccgcagcagctgcggcggaggccgaggaaaacggagcgctccgtggagcctgacgtcctctgggtgcggcAGGAGGGCAGCGAGGAGCGGGCCAGGCCCATGACGGTGCTGCTGGACACCGGCGCCCAAGGCTTCCACGTGTCTGAAAGACGCCGCAAGCTGCTCCTCGCGAGCAGGGAAGGCTGCAGGCCACCCAAGCGCGTCGTGCTGGACTTGGGCGACGGCTGGCGCGTGAACACCGCGCCGCTGAAGGAGGTGGCCTCCAACGACCATGACTTCATCATGGGGGTCTCTCTCCTGTGCAAGTACGGCGCCGTGCTGGACCACGCCCGCCACACGCTCGCCTTCAAGACCGGCTCCCGGTGGCGGGAG GTCAGCACACAAGGCCCCCAGCAGGCGGTGGTCAGCACACAAAGGTTCCACTAA
- the LOC127003142 gene encoding uncharacterized protein LOC127003142, whose protein sequence is MYTRTLGSLPYTPNTLMAPPPVHRVSKKRPRSPDKGGTLRLVLEPPSVPARKRRLGSHPCLHVDDHNRVLGSVNGQECLVQLDSGSQVTVLFHTLAKRLGLITGTEPTEKQEIGLWIGSRVLDVIELKAVPISLGGGVEMVVPATVFPAWLEDMYDADEVVLDAHHLRRGRMVQVFRPDGSDLFVCRPQQLRRRPRKTKSSVEPDVLWVRQEGSEERARPMTVLLDTGAQGFHVSERRRKLLLASRKGCRPPKRVVLDLGDGWRVNTAPLKEVASNDHDFIMGVSLLCKYGAVLDHARHTLAFKTGSRWREVSTQGPQQAVVSTQRFH, encoded by the exons ATGTACACAAGGACTCTAGGCTCCTTGCCGTACACACCAAACACTTTGATGGCTCCCCCGCCAGTGCATCGTGTTTCGAAAAAGCGGCCGCGCAGCCCCGACAAGGGCGGGACGCTGCggctggtgctggagccgccgTCGGTGCCCGCCAGGAAGAGGCGGCTCGGCAGCCACCCGTGTCTTCACGTGGATGACCACAACCGTGTGCTGGGTTCGGTGAACGGCCAGGAGTGCCTCGTCCAGCTGGACTCCGGGTCCCAGGTCACCGTCCTCTTCCACACCTTGGCCAAGAGGCTGGGGCTCATCACCGGCACGGAGCCCACCGAAAAGCAGGAGATCGGCCTCTGGATAGGCTCGCGGGTGCTGGACGTCATCGAGCTGAAGGCCGTCCCCATCAGTCTGgggggcggcgtggagatggtcgtccccgccactgtgttcccggcgtggctggaggacatgtatgacgcagacgaggtcgtgctggacgcccaccacctgcggcgtggccgcatggtgcaggtgtttcggcctgacggcagcgacctcttcgtctgccgcccgcagcagctgcggcggaggccgaggaaaacgaagagctccgtggagcctgacgtcctctgggtgcggcAGGAGGGCAGCGAGGAGCGGGCCAGGCCCATGACGGTGCTGCTGGACACCGGCGCCCAAGGCTTCCACGTGTCTGAAAGACGCCGCAAGCTGCTCCTCGCGAGCAGGAAAGGCTGCAGGCCGCCCAAGCGCGTCGTGCTGGACTTGGGCGACGGCTGGCGCGTGAACACCGCGCCGCTGAAGGAGGTGGCCTCCAACGACCATGACTTCATCATGGGGGTCTCTCTCCTGTGCAAGTACGGCGCCGTGCTGGACCACGCCCGCCACACGCTTGCCTTCAAGACCGGCTCCCGGTGGCGGGAG GTCAGCACACAAGGCCCCCAGCAGGCGGTGGTCAGCACACAAAGGTTCCACTAA